From the genome of Chloroflexaceae bacterium:
GAGCATCAACCCGAGGGCAGGACAGGAGGGGCGTCTGAGGGCGCCTGACCCGTGCCGCCCTTCCTCGCAGCCGGGCGCTTTGCAAAAACATGTTTCATTCTGTGCAAGATATTGACAAATCATTGCTATTAGGATAAAATACAGGAGGATTTAAATATTTATTGCAAGAATAATTCAGGGACCGACGGCGCGCCGCCCGCGCCCCGCACCGGCCACCTGGGTGCAGAGGGTCCTATGTACACCAAAGACGAGCGTTCGCAACACATCGCCGCGATCGATGAACTCGTTCGCCAGCTCATCTGGCAGAGCCACAAGCAGTTGCTCCAAACCCTCAGTCGCCCTGACATTGGTCTCACCCTGCCGCAGATGGTGACGCTCTTTGCCATTCGCAACGCGGGCACCTGCCGTATGAGCGAACTGGCCGAGATCACCCAGCAATCGGCGGGCACGTTGACAGGAATCGTGGACCGTCTGATCAGCGAGCACCTGGTGGGCAGGGTGCGTGACCTGGACGATCGCCGCGTGGTCCAGGTCACGCTCACGCCGCAGGGGGAGGCGCAACTGGCGCGGGTGGAGCAGGCCCGGCGCGAGGATATGGAACGCATGCTGCGGAGCTTCTCCGACGAGCAGGTGGTCACGCTTGAGCAACTGTTGTGCCAGTTGCTCAGCGGCATCAACGAGCTGCTCAACGGCAACGGCGCGACCGGCAACGGGGTGGTCGAGACGAACGGCAAGAGCAACAGCGGGCGTGCGGCGCATCAAACACCGCTGGCTGACACGTATCCCCCCTTACGGCGCGCCTGAACTGGCCTGTGCCATCTGGTTCCCCTGGCCGGGGGCGAGGCCGGCCGCGGCAAGTTAGAGTTCACCGCTACGTTACGGTCCTGGAGGACGGCAGGGAGACATGGCAGTCTCCCTGCCGTCCTGTTTCAGCCGGTGGGGACGGGTTCTGACCAGGCGCGGAAGAAGGGCGGCCCCCCGTCTCCAACGACGGCCCGCCATAAAGCTGGTATACTGGAGTCTGGGCTTTGCCCGGCAAATGCAGGGCGCTTCGCTCATTCCGGCGCGATCCCCACCCAGCGTTGTGATTGCCTATGCGCGTCCTCATTACCGGATCCAGTGGGCAGATCGGCACCAATCTGGCGCTGCGATTGCTGGCCGAGGGGCACAGCGTGTTTGGCGTTGACCGCCGCATTAATCCCTGGACCAGCGCGTTCCCCACGCTGCTCCAGGATTTAGCCGTCCCTCAGCGCGAGTTTCGCGGCGGTATCGGAGGGGCGCCTTACCCTCCCTGCGACATTGTGGTGCATCTGGCGGCCAACGCTAAAGTGTACGATCTGGTTGAACAACCTCACCGGGCGCTCGAAAACATCAATGTGACCTTTAACGTGCTGGAATACTGCCGGGCCAACAACCTGCCGATCATCTTCTCGTCTTCACGGGAGGTGTATGGTGACATCCGGCGCTACCTGACCGAGGAGCGTAGCGCCGATTTCAGCTTTACCGAAAGTCCGTACTCAGCCTCCAAGATCGCTGGCGAGGCGTTGATCTACTCATATGCCCGCTGCTACGGCGTGCGCTATCTGGTGTTTCGTTTTTCCAACGTCTACGGGCGCTACGATACCGACATCGAGCGGATGGAGCGCGTGATCCCGCTCTTCATTCGGCGCCTGAGCCGGGGCGAACCGGTAACGGTCTATGGCCGCGAGAAGGTGCTGGATTTCACGTATGTGGACGATTGTGTAGACGGGATCGTGCGGGGCATGCACCGGCTGCTGGCGGGCGAGGTGGTCAACCGGACGATTAATCTGGCCTATGGGCAGGGCAATTCCCTGGTGCGGCTCGCCGAACTGATCGCCGGGGCGCTGGGAGTGCAGCCGCAGATTATTGTCGAGCCGGTGAAGCGACCGGGGGAAGTCACCTACTACGTCGCCGACATCACCCTCGCGCGCGAATTGCTGGGGTTCATCCCTCGTGTGCCGCTTGAGGAAGGGGTGCGCCGCGCCGTTGCCTGGTCGCTACGGGGGGAGGGCTAACCGATGACTGAACGGCAGCCAACTCGGCGGCGCGAGCGGCAAGCGCGCGAGGCGAAGGCGTCATCCACACCTCAGCGCTCCGCTCCACCCCCGGCGACGACCGAC
Proteins encoded in this window:
- a CDS encoding NAD-dependent epimerase/dehydratase family protein, with the protein product MRVLITGSSGQIGTNLALRLLAEGHSVFGVDRRINPWTSAFPTLLQDLAVPQREFRGGIGGAPYPPCDIVVHLAANAKVYDLVEQPHRALENINVTFNVLEYCRANNLPIIFSSSREVYGDIRRYLTEERSADFSFTESPYSASKIAGEALIYSYARCYGVRYLVFRFSNVYGRYDTDIERMERVIPLFIRRLSRGEPVTVYGREKVLDFTYVDDCVDGIVRGMHRLLAGEVVNRTINLAYGQGNSLVRLAELIAGALGVQPQIIVEPVKRPGEVTYYVADITLARELLGFIPRVPLEEGVRRAVAWSLRGEG
- a CDS encoding MarR family transcriptional regulator, translating into MYTKDERSQHIAAIDELVRQLIWQSHKQLLQTLSRPDIGLTLPQMVTLFAIRNAGTCRMSELAEITQQSAGTLTGIVDRLISEHLVGRVRDLDDRRVVQVTLTPQGEAQLARVEQARREDMERMLRSFSDEQVVTLEQLLCQLLSGINELLNGNGATGNGVVETNGKSNSGRAAHQTPLADTYPPLRRA